In one Pseudomonas sp. Bout1 genomic region, the following are encoded:
- the copD gene encoding copper homeostasis membrane protein CopD produces MSDSLNIVVRFALYFDLMLLFGLAIFGLYSLRGKERVSGTVLNFESLLYGTSVAGVVLSLAAMLLLAKAMSGVSELMELHHHIFEMVIMGTDVGLTWMVRIAALVGAILGVALNKRYPTPSLWIVTVCGAIALATLAWTGHGAMDEGSRRYWHFLSDIFHLLAAGGWLGALAAFALLLRLKSLKGEEEARILARVLTGFESAGGVIVAIISVTGVVNYLFIVGPNLDEVMLSTYGQLLFLKILLFAGMIVLATLNRFHLSPLLERSVRNGQYSVAVNALRRSMKFEFLMAILIICLVAWLGTLSPEMEMSAQ; encoded by the coding sequence ATGAGCGACTCATTAAATATCGTGGTTCGCTTTGCTCTCTATTTTGACCTGATGTTGTTATTTGGACTGGCCATATTTGGCTTGTACAGCCTCAGGGGAAAGGAAAGGGTATCGGGCACGGTCTTGAACTTTGAGTCGCTTCTCTACGGTACTTCTGTTGCAGGTGTAGTTCTGTCCCTTGCTGCGATGTTGTTGCTTGCAAAAGCAATGAGCGGTGTATCGGAGCTTATGGAGCTACATCACCACATTTTTGAAATGGTCATCATGGGCACCGACGTTGGGCTGACCTGGATGGTTCGGATAGCCGCCTTGGTGGGGGCAATTCTGGGCGTCGCGTTGAATAAACGATATCCGACACCCAGCCTCTGGATCGTCACCGTCTGTGGAGCAATCGCGTTGGCCACGCTAGCCTGGACGGGGCATGGTGCCATGGACGAAGGCAGCCGCCGCTACTGGCATTTTCTCAGCGACATTTTCCATTTATTAGCGGCAGGTGGCTGGTTGGGTGCTCTAGCGGCCTTCGCTCTACTGCTACGGTTGAAATCGCTGAAGGGTGAGGAGGAAGCACGTATTCTTGCCCGCGTGCTGACTGGCTTTGAGTCGGCCGGCGGTGTGATTGTTGCGATCATAAGCGTTACGGGAGTAGTAAATTACCTTTTCATCGTCGGTCCCAACCTTGATGAGGTCATGCTCAGTACCTATGGCCAGTTGCTGTTTTTGAAGATCCTGCTCTTTGCCGGGATGATCGTTTTAGCGACGCTGAACCGCTTTCACTTAAGCCCGCTATTGGAGCGCTCGGTTCGCAATGGTCAATACTCTGTAGCGGTCAATGCCTTGCGCCGCAGCATGAAATTCGAATTCCTGATGGCAATCCTCATCATCTGTCTTGTCGCATGGTTAGGCACGCTAAGTCCTGAAATGGAAATGAGCGCGCAATAG
- a CDS encoding MerR family transcriptional regulator, producing MNAPTYTIGALAKLTDTKAVTIRYYEQSGLLPSAGRSPSGYRFYTDEERNRLLFIRRSRALGFSVDDIRDLLGLADRRDASCAAVDAKVQGQLQQVRIRIQDLRGLEAELTRLSVCCHGGVIEQCRIIESLSNRS from the coding sequence ATGAATGCGCCCACGTACACGATCGGTGCCTTGGCGAAGCTGACCGATACCAAAGCCGTAACCATCCGCTATTACGAGCAGTCAGGGCTGCTGCCTTCTGCTGGAAGATCACCGTCGGGTTATCGCTTTTACACAGATGAAGAGCGCAACCGGCTGCTGTTTATCCGTCGCAGCCGCGCGCTTGGGTTCAGCGTCGATGACATTCGCGATCTACTCGGCCTGGCTGACCGACGCGACGCTTCCTGCGCCGCTGTGGATGCGAAAGTGCAAGGGCAACTCCAACAAGTTCGAATCCGTATTCAGGACTTACGAGGTTTAGAAGCCGAACTGACACGACTGAGTGTTTGCTGCCACGGTGGTGTTATAGAGCAATGTCGCATCATTGAATCATTGTCGAATCGTAGTTAA
- a CDS encoding heavy metal sensor histidine kinase, translating to MNRMSLTTRMSLMFMLAVTAVLTVAGLSFNNLSRHHFKMLDQQALYEKLHSTQRILSGLSNIDQFSEAKPELEALLGAHRDLTALIIDGDGKVLFADPGPVDVPKAFRTTTNTTVWEWREQEQMFRGVTAQSVVTGQERPLTVMLIFDVTQHMSFFETLERWFWIGLVISALVSAALGWMVASSGMRPIRQVTWVAASMSAKSLKERIPLAPVPKELQQMVLSFNAMLSRLDDAFVRLSNFSADIAHELRTPVSNLMTHTEVVLSRKRNIEDYEDNLYSNLDDLKRMSRMIDDMLFLAKSDNGLITHESKPIDLVAVVEKLLEYYRLLADERGIELKVSGRGSVRGDVLMLHRAISNLLSNALRYTYEGTSISVDIQHKDASVTVVVENYGEPIAPEHLEKLFDRFYRVDPARREGSPSNAGLGLSITRSIVEAHNGKIWCTSGDGKTAFHLEFPAVDSTVS from the coding sequence ATGAACCGGATGTCCCTGACGACTCGTATGAGTCTGATGTTTATGCTCGCGGTAACGGCCGTGCTCACGGTCGCCGGACTCAGTTTCAATAACCTCAGCCGGCATCATTTCAAGATGCTGGATCAGCAGGCATTGTACGAAAAACTCCACTCGACCCAGCGGATCTTGTCCGGGCTGAGCAACATCGATCAATTCAGCGAGGCTAAACCGGAGTTAGAAGCGCTGCTGGGCGCACACCGTGATTTGACTGCGCTTATCATCGATGGCGACGGCAAGGTGCTGTTTGCGGATCCCGGCCCGGTCGACGTTCCGAAGGCGTTTCGAACAACCACAAACACAACCGTCTGGGAATGGCGGGAGCAAGAGCAGATGTTCCGTGGTGTGACTGCGCAATCCGTAGTGACGGGACAAGAAAGGCCATTAACTGTCATGTTGATTTTTGACGTTACGCAGCATATGTCCTTTTTCGAGACGCTCGAACGATGGTTTTGGATAGGGTTGGTGATCAGCGCATTGGTCAGTGCTGCACTCGGCTGGATGGTAGCTAGCAGTGGCATGCGGCCTATCCGCCAGGTCACATGGGTTGCTGCCTCCATGTCAGCAAAATCACTCAAGGAGCGTATTCCCCTGGCACCCGTTCCGAAAGAGCTTCAACAGATGGTGTTGTCGTTCAACGCCATGTTATCCAGGCTCGACGATGCATTTGTCCGGTTATCCAACTTTTCGGCAGACATTGCCCACGAACTACGGACCCCCGTGAGCAACTTGATGACCCACACTGAAGTGGTGCTTTCGAGAAAAAGAAACATCGAGGACTACGAAGACAATTTGTACTCCAATCTTGATGACTTGAAGCGCATGAGCCGGATGATTGATGACATGCTTTTTCTGGCGAAATCTGACAATGGTCTAATTACGCACGAGAGCAAGCCAATAGACCTGGTGGCTGTCGTGGAAAAATTGCTTGAGTACTACCGCCTGTTGGCTGATGAACGAGGGATCGAGCTCAAGGTTTCAGGACGGGGGAGCGTGCGAGGTGATGTTCTTATGCTCCACCGAGCGATTTCCAATCTGCTCTCAAATGCGCTGCGCTACACCTATGAAGGGACGTCAATCAGTGTCGATATTCAGCACAAGGATGCGTCGGTAACGGTTGTCGTGGAAAACTATGGTGAGCCCATTGCCCCCGAACACCTTGAAAAGCTGTTTGATCGTTTTTATCGCGTGGACCCAGCGCGGCGAGAAGGAAGTCCGAGCAACGCAGGGCTAGGTCTGTCAATTACCCGATCAATTGTCGAAGCGCACAATGGCAAGATCTGGTGTACGTCAGGCGACGGGAAAACGGCTTTTCATCTTGAGTTTCCGGCCGTCGATTCCACGGTTAGCTGA
- the copC gene encoding copper homeostasis periplasmic binding protein CopC yields the protein MSFLKTTSVAVAITAGLLLSAVAQAHPKLLSSTPAEGSDAAAPSKIELHFSENLTTQFSGAKLIMTDMPGMPNSPMGVKAAVAAGGDPKTMVITPAAPLTTGTYKVEWRAVSSDTHPITGNFSFKVK from the coding sequence ATGTCATTCCTTAAAACTACGTCCGTGGCTGTTGCAATCACTGCTGGTTTGCTTCTGAGTGCAGTGGCCCAGGCACATCCAAAACTACTTTCTTCCACTCCGGCAGAAGGCTCGGATGCGGCGGCTCCGTCGAAAATCGAACTGCATTTTTCTGAGAATCTCACCACTCAGTTCTCCGGTGCAAAGCTGATCATGACCGACATGCCAGGCATGCCTAACTCACCCATGGGTGTAAAGGCCGCCGTCGCTGCTGGTGGTGATCCGAAAACCATGGTGATTACGCCGGCTGCACCGCTGACCACCGGCACCTACAAAGTTGAATGGCGTGCAGTGTCTTCGGACACCCACCCGATCACCGGCAACTTTTCATTCAAAGTGAAATAA